Proteins co-encoded in one Papaver somniferum cultivar HN1 chromosome 5, ASM357369v1, whole genome shotgun sequence genomic window:
- the LOC113284341 gene encoding uncharacterized protein LOC113284341 yields the protein MNPVIRSRPDEEEVERMTNSIVIDTSFRLVKVVSYLVIFVAGAILGLTASSHVNRYITAQTDLFYARGSAPAFSPKEFCLNCSIESASKPDTLTHTMTDEELFWRASMVPQKGGYPYKRTPKVAFMFLTRGPLPLSPLWERFFQGHEELFSIYIHTVPGYKLNVSETSVFYGRQIPSKDVQWGGITLADAERRLLANALLDFANERFVLLSESCIPVYDFGTVYKYLVDSAHSFVDSYDDPSRYGRGRYSRNMYPEIKLHQWRKGSQWFEMNRFLAVYIISDTKYYSIFSKHCHPSCYPDEHYVPTYLNMFFQTANSNRSVTWVDWSRGGPHPATYGGSDITEGFIQSIRNNGTICLYNSEKTSLCYLFARKFAPSALEPLLNLTSTVTRF from the exons ATGAATCCGGTAATACGGAGTAGACCAGACGAAGAAGAGGTTGAAAGAATGACAAATTCTATAGTGATAGATACTTCATTTAGACTTGTGAAAGTTGTTTCATATCTGGTTATATTTGTGGCTGGAGCTATTCTAGGTTTAACAGCAAGTTCACATGTTAACCGGTACATTACGGCTCAAACTGATTTGTTTTATGCAAGAGGATCAGCACCAGCATTTAGTCCTAAAGAATTTTGTTTAAATTGTTCAATAGAGAGTGCTTCGAAACCAGATACTTTAACTCATACAATGACTGATGAAGAATTGTTTTGGAGAGCTTCGATGGTTCCACAAAAAGGAGGTTATCCTTATAAAAGAACACCTAAAGTGGCTTTTATGTTTTTAACTCGCGGGCCTTTGCCACTTTCGCCGTTGTGGGAAAGGTTTTTTCAAGGTCACGAAGAGTTGTTTTCGATTTATATTCATACAGTTCCAGGTTACAAGCTTAATGTATCTGAGACGTCTGTTTTCTATGGGCGCCAGATTCCTAGTAAG GATGTTCAATGGGGAGGAATAACACTAGCAGACGCAGAGAGACGTCTTTTAGCCAACGCTTTGCTTGATTTTGCAAACGAGCGGTTTGTTCTTCTTTCAGAAAGTTGCATTCCAGTGTACGACTTCGGTACTGTATACAAATACCTCGTTGATTCTGCCCATAGCTTTGTTGATTCCTACGATGATCCAAGCCGTTATGGGCGTGGGCGCTACAGCAGAAACATGTATCCAGAAATCAAACTTCACCAATGGCGGAAAGGATCCCAGTGGTTTGAAATGAACAGGTTCCTGGCTGTTTATATAATCTCTGATACAAAATACTACTCCATCTTTAGTAAGCACTGCCATCCGTCTTGCTATCCTGATGAACATTACGTGCCTACTTACCTGAATATGTTTTTTCAAACTGCAAACTCAAACCGAAGCGTAACTTGGGTAGATTGGTCAAGAGGAGGCCCGCACCCAGCAACTTATGGTGGGTCTGATATTACAGAAGGATTCATACAGTCTATAAGGAATAATGGTACCATTTGTTTGTATAATTCAGAGAAGACATCCCTTTGTTACCTGTTTGCGAGAAAGTTTGCGCCAAGTGCATTGGAGCCTCTACTGAATCTTACTTCAACAGTAacgagattttga